The genomic DNA CCATGAGCATCATCTACCAATAAACGGAAGTTGTATTTTTCTTTTAAGGCTACAATTTCTTTTAAGCGACCTTGTTCTCCTCTCATTCCAAAAACACCTTCAGAAACCAATAAGATTCCTCCCCCTGTTTTTTCTGCCATTTTAGTTGCTCTCATCAAGTTTTTCTCACAACTTTCTATATCATTATGACGATATACAAATCGTTTTCCTTGATGTAAGCGAACTCCATCAATAATACAAGCATGTGTGTCCATGTCATATACTATGATATCTTCCTTATTTACTAAAGCATCAATTGCAGAAACCATTCCTTGGTATCCAAAATTTACCAAATAAGAAGCTTGTTTACCTACAAATTCAGCACATTCTCTTTCTAACTGCTCATGATATTTTGTATGCCCAGACATCATTCTGGCACCCATTGGATAAGCCATTCCATCAATTGCAGCAGATTCTCCATCTACCTTTAACACTTCTGGATGGTTTGCCAATCCTAAATAATCATTGATACTCCAAGTAACCACTTTCTTTCCATTAAAAGACATTCTATTAGATATAGGCCCTTCTAACTTAGGAAATACATAATATCCTTCTGCTTTATCTGCCCATTTACCTAACGGTCCTTTATCTCCTTTAATTCTTTCAAATAAATCTTTTACCATTGTTACTTTTATGATTTTTATAAAGTGCGAAAGTAGTACTTTTTTAACAGTTTATCAAATAGCTTTACTTCATAGTTAGCACTAAATCATTCGTATTTACTAATTTTCCTTTATCCAACTCTATCTTATCTATAATTCCGGATTTTACTGCTGTTACCGTTGTTTCCATTTTCATAGCTTCAATAATAAATAAAGGCTGGTTTTCTTTTACCTGGTCTCCTTTTTTGACTAATACATTAGAGAGTAATCCTTGTAACGGTGCTCCTATTTGATTTTTATCAGCGCTATCTACTTTTTTATTTTCCTTTTTATCAACCTTAATGGCAGTGTCTTTTATTAAAACATTTCGCATTTGACCGTTTATTTTAAAGAAAATACTTACGTTTCCATTTTCATCTGGAGCACTTTTTTGCATCAAAGAAATCAATACGCGCTTTCCTGGTTCTAAATCTACCAATATTTCTTCTCCTATTTCCATTCCAAAGAAGAAGTTTTTTGTTGGTACATTCATCACGTTGCCAAATTTCACATGGTTGTTATAAGCATCTACAAACACCTTCGGGTATAGCTTATACGATAAGAAATCTGTAATTTCTAGTGCTCTCCCCATTCCTTTTTTAAACATCTTTTTAAAATCGGCAAATTCTTTATCAAAATCAATTGGTTCTAAATGAGCGTTAGGTCTATCTGTGTAAGGTTTTTGGTCTTTTAATACAATTTTTTGTAATTTTTCAGGAAAACCTCCTACTGGCTGCCCTAAATCTCCTTTAAAGAAGCTGATTACTGATTGTGGAAACGAAATAGTATCTCCTCTTTCCATCACATCTTCTACTGTTAATTTATTACTAATCATGTATTGCGCCATATCGCCTACGACTTTAGAACTTGGAGTTACCTTAATAATATCTCCAAACATCTTATTTACTTTTCCATACATTTTAGTTACCTCCGGAAACTTATCTTCTAAGCCCAATGCTATTGCTTGGCCTTTTAAATTAGAATATTGCCCTCCTGGTATTTCATGATTGTAAACCTCTCCTGTTCCTGATTTCAAACCGCTTTCAAATGGGTAATAATAATTACGAACTGTTTCCCAATAATTAGAGTGCTCTGCTAAACTATCTGTATTTAATGGATTTTCACGTTTATCGAATTTCAACATTTCTACCAAAGAGTTAAAATTAGGTTGTGATGTTAATCCTGACAAACCTCCTAAAGCTACATCTACAACATCTACTCCTGCCTCAATTGCTTTTAAATACATGGCTGATTGTACAGATGATGTATCATGAGTATGTAAATGAATAGGAATATTAATTTCTGATTTTAATGCTGAAATTAACTCATAAGCAGCTTGTGGCTTTAGCAACCCGGCCATATCTTTTACTCCTAAAATATGTGCACCTGCATTTTCAATATCTTTAGCTAGTTGTAAATAATATTTTAAGGAATATTTTGTTTTTTCTGGATTTAAAATATCTCCCGTATAACATATTGAAGCTTCTGCCAATCCTTGTGTTTTATTACGAACATGCTCAATACAAGGTGCTATAGACTTCATCCAATTTAAAGAATCAAAAATTCTAAAAACGTCCACTCCAGTTTCCCAAGATTTTTCTACAAATTTTTCTAGCAAATTATCGGGGTAAGCTGTATATCCGACTCCGTTAGATCCTCTTATGAGCATTTGCAATAATACGTTAGGCATTGCTTTTCGTAATAATGCCAGTCGTTCCCATGGATTTTCTTGTAAAAATCGTAAGCATACATCAAAAGTAGCTCCTCCCCAAACTTCCATACTAAAAATCTCAGGATTACTTTTTACATAACCTTCTGCTACTTTTAACATATCCGTTGTTCGCATTCTAGTTGCTAATAAGCTTTGGTGTGCATCTCGCATTGTGGTATCTGTAAAATGAATCTTTTTTTCATTTTTTAGCCACATTGCAAATTTTTCTGGCCCTAGCTCTGTCAATAAATCTTTTGTTCCTTTTGGGTAGGCGTCCATTTTAGGACATTCAGGAACAATTGGTTTTATAAAAGTATGGTTTGCGTTTATTTTCTTTACATCTGGATTTCCGTTTACAATGGTTTCTCCTAAAAAGTTAAGTAATTTATTGGCTCTGTTTCTAGGTTCTTTAAATTCAAAGAGTTTTGGTTCGTTCTTAATAAAGTTAACGGTTACTTCTCCATCTTTAAAAGTTGGATGCCTTAATATATTTTGAAGAAATGCAATATTAGTACTTACTCCTCTTACTCTAAATTCTGCCAAAGCACGCAACATTTTTCTACATGCCCCGTCCAATGTTCTACTTCTTGCAGAAACCTTTACCAACATTGAATCAAAAAACGGTGATATTTTTACTCCTTGGTATATACTTCCTGCATCTAATCGTATTCCAAAACCAGAAGCACTACGATACGTAGTTACGGTTCCATAATCTGGTTTAAAATCATTTGCTGGATCTTCTGTAGTTACTCTACATTGTAAGGCATATCCTGAAATTTGAACGGTTTCTTGGCTTCCTATTTTTATTTGTTTATCTGATAACTTATATCCTCCAGCAATAAACAATTGGGTTTTTACCAAATCAATATTGGTAACCATTTCTGTAACAGTATGTTCTACTTGAATACGCGGATTCACTTCAATAAAATAAATACTGTCATCTTCATCTACTAAAAACTCAACAGTACCTATATTATTGTAATCCACCGCTTTACATATATCAACTGCATATTTATATAGGTTATTTTTGATTTCTTCTGATACTCCTAGTGATGGTGCAAATTCAATTACTTTTTGATAACGGCGTTGTACGGAACAATCTCTTTCATATAAGTGTACTATATTTCCATGCGTATCTGCTACAATTTGGATTTCTATATGTTTCGGGTTTTCTACAAATTTTTCTAGGAAAACGGTATCGTCTCCAAAAGCATTCAATGCTTCTCTTCTTGCTTCTGGAAATGATTTTTTTAGATCTTCTTCTGTTCTAATCACACGCATTCCTCTTCCTCCTCCTCCAGAAGCGGCTTTGAGCATTACAGGAAATCCGATTTTATGAGCTTCTTTAATAGCAATTTCTACTGTAGTGATATCAACACTACTACTTTGTATAATAGGTACTTGATTTGCTACGGCTACTTCTTTTGCCATTATTTTGTCTCCTAATGCTTTTAAAACGCTTACTTTAGGACCTACAAAGACAATTCCGTTATCTTCACATTTTTGAGCAAATTCTGCATTTTCAGATAAAAATCCATACCCTGGATGGATGGCATCTACTTTGTTTTCTTTTGCTACTTTTATGATTGCATCAATATCCAAATACGGTTTTAAAGGCTCATCATCATTTCCTATTTGATAACACTCATCTGCTTTATACCTGTGTAAGGAGTATCTATCTTCATAAGTATATATACCTACTGTTTTAATGCCTATTTCTACGCAAGCTCTAAATATACGTATTGCTATTTCACCCCGATTTGCAACCAGCACCTTTTGTATTTTCATTTAATTTGTTTTTAAATAGTTTTGTTTGTTAAATAATTGTGTTGAAAACGAAGCTAAATTAAATTTTAAATATTGATTTTCAAGTAAAAAAAACATTTTTTTATCCTCTTTAATTTTTTTATTTGCCCCTGTTGTTCTTGTCTTTTTATTTTGATGGTATAAGATATAAAAAACAGTAATTTTATACTCTTATTTTTTTTCTTTTTAAGAAAACTTTAAGCTAAATATCGGATTTTCTTGCTATTAAGGTTTTTATATTTTTATAGTTTTGTTTCTTCTTAAAATTTTATAGTATGAAACTAAAATCTATTGCATTATTAACTGCTATCTTTTTTATTTCTTGTGAAAAGAATGGCAAAAAGAAAAAAGAAACTTTTCCTATAAAAGAGCAACAAACTTGGCAATTAGCAGCCAAGGTTAAAGGTTTGTCTCAACCTGAAGGAATTACCTTTGACCCTGCTCGCAATGTATTATTTATTTCAAATCAAAATGATAAGGAAGCTGGCTTTATAAGTAAAATGAGTCCTGATGGTAAATTAATTGCTAAAGAGTGGGTAAACGGTTTAGCAAACCCTAAAGGAATTGAAATTGTAGGCAATAAACTTTATGTGAGCGATGATGGCGTTTTGATTGAAATAGCTATTGATGAAGCTAAAATCGTTAATCAATATAAAGCTAAAGATGCTAAATTATTAAATGACGTAACTTCTGATGTTAATGGTACTATTTATGTTTCTGATATGCTTGCTTCTGCTATTTATAAATTGGATACTCTTGGAAATTTTACCAAATGGTTAGAAGATCCTAAATTGGAGTTTCCTAATGGGTTACTTGTTAAAGATAAAGATTTATATGTTGCTGCTTGGGGTGAAATTCCTAATGAAAAACCTATGGAAGCGCAGCAAGGTAATGTGTTAAAAGTTTCTTTATCTGATAAAAGTATTACCAAAGTTAGTACTAAAAAAGTAGGCAATTTAGATGGCATACAATCTTATGAAAATGGTTTTTTACTGTCTGATTGGATGAATGGAGCTATTTATCATTTTACAAACCATACACCTCATTTATTATTTACCTCTTCAAAAGGAAGCGGTGATATTGCTTATGCTAACGAAAAAATATACATTCCAATGGCTTTAGAAGGAGAAGCTTTAATTTATCATAAAAAATAATGGTTTTTTAATGTACACAAGACGAAATTATACGGTAAAAAGTATGCTTCTTTGGACGCGAAGAAGCATTTATATTTTTATTATTCTATCTACTATTCCTGTTTTACTATATACGGTATTACGTTGGTACTGGTTACACTTGCCTTGGTTGCCTATTGGTTTAGTAGGTACTGCTGTAGCTTTTATTACAGGGTTTAAAAACAATACTTCTTATAGCCGCCTATGGGAGGCTCGTAAAATTTGGGGCGGTATTGTAAATACTTCTCGTTCTTTTACTATTATGGTCAATGATTTTATTGATGTAAAAGAAGGAAATGCTTCTATTACGAAAAAAGAGCTTGCTGACATAAAAAAAAGATTAATCATGAGGCATATTGGTTGGATGACTTCTTTACGTTATGCTTTACGCTCTCAAAAGCCGTGGGAGCTTAGTTATGTAAATAAGGCAGATAGAGAATATATTGACAGCAGAATTAAGGTTTCGGAGCATACTATTCCTTTAGAAGAGGCATTGGCTCCTTATCTTTCTGATGCAGAAAAAAAATACGTTTTAAATAAAAAAAATAGACAAACTGCTTGTATCAACCTACAATCAAAAGACTTAAAGACACTAAAAGACAATGGTTTTATCTGGAAATTTTCGTATTTAGAAATGGAAAGAACCTTAGTACAACTTTACGATTTACAGGGAAAGGCTGAACGAATTAAGAACTTTCCTTATCCGAGGCAGTTTGCTACTTTAAATAGGTTTTTTGTTTGGATTTTTATTTTCTTTTTACCTTATGGTATGATGTGTGAATTTGACAAAATTGGAAAAAATGTTGTTGCTTTTATGGAACAATTCAAGCCTTACCCTGATGTGGGCTACCATCATCTTATAGAGCTAATTGGCATTCATTTTGTTTGGTTTACAATTCCTTTTAGTGTAATTATTGCTTGGATTTTTCATACTATGGAACGTATTGGGGAAACTAGTGAAAATCCTTTTGAAGGAAATACTAATGATGTTCCTATTACGACAATGGCACGTGATATTGAAATTGATATTCGTCAAATGATTGGCGATGATGAAAACGAGATTCCTGCGCCAATTCCTGAACAGGATCATATACAAATGTAAATGGTAGTAGGTGATGTTATAAAGGGACTCTTACGATAGAATCCCTTTTTTTACTTCATCTACTTCTATTTGGTAATCATACTGTAAATCTTCATGCAATGTTTTTATTGATTTTTCTATCAACTTTATTTGTGTTATAAGTACTTTTTGCATTCTTGGACTTTTATGTATAGAGGGAGTAACTTTTTTTAATTTTGTGCAGAAATATAACAACAATACTACTTCTGTTTCTTTTTTCTTTGAATAACGGATATATTTCTTTGTATTCGTTAAAATTTTACGAATACTTTTTCGGATATAAAAATAGCTCTTTGTGTTAATTTCACTAAATAACACATCCAATTCTTCTTTAACTTCTAGGATATATGCTTCTTCTTGGTAAGATGCAAATAGCACATAAGTAAGTAGCTCTTTATTTTCTTTCTTAAATCGAGCCAGCTTCAAGCATACATCTATCAGTTCTTTCGTATTTTTATGCGCTAATTCTTCTTTTAAAACTTTTATTGAAACTGCTTTCATATTTCTTTTGAGGTGCATATCAATTACCCATTGAGTTTGTTGACATCATTTCAAACTACAATTGGTATAAAGCGGTAATATACCTAAAAAACCTCATAGGTTTATGTCCTATAAGGTTTTAATATACTCATTATATAGATACGCTAATTGTAACTTATTGAATACTCGGTACTGCTACCATTTCATTTACTTCAGCATTATAATCTACACCTGCTACTTCAAATCCGAATAAATTAAAGAAATCATCACTATACCCTTTTAAATCTGCTATTTCTGGCAAATTTTCAGTAGTTGCCTGTTTCCATAATTCTGCTATTTCTTGTTGAACGTCTTCACGCATTTCCCAATCGTCAATACGGATTCTTCCTTTGTCATCTAACGTAAGTGCTCCTCCATATAATCTTTCGCTATATAATCGTTGAATTTGTTCTATACATCCTTCATGAATTCCTTTTTCTTTCATTACCTTAAATAATAATGATATATATAATGGAATTACAGGTATTGCAGAACTTGCCTGTGTAACTAATGCTTTATTTACTGAAACATATGCCTTTCCTCCTATTTCTTTTAAAGTGTTTGTAATTGTAAATGCAGTAGCTTCTAAATCATCTTTTGCCGCTCCAATGGTTCCTTTTCTATATACTGCTTCTGTTAATGAAGGCCCTATATAAGAGTAAGCAACTGTAGTTACTCCTTCTGCCAATACATTTGCTGCCTTTAATGCATCCATCCACATTTTCCAATCTTCTCCTCCCATTACTGTTACTGTATTTTCTACATCTTCTCCTTCTGCAGGTTTTATGGTAACCTCTGCTACTTTTCCTGTATGAAAATCTACGGTTTTATTAGAAAATATTTCTCCTATTGGTTTTAATACCGATTTAAAACGTTTTCCGCTTACAGGATGAGTTCGCACTGGTGACGCTAAGCTATAAATTACTAAATCTATATGTCCTAAATCTTCTTTTATCAAATCAATCACCTGCTCTTTTACCTCATTTGAAAAAGCATCTCCATTAATACTTTTTGCATATAATCCTGCGGCATGGGCTTCTTTTTCAAATGCTGCTGTATTGTAAAAACCAGGAGATGCTGGCCTTCCTTCACTTGCTGGTTTGTCAAAAAATACGCCAATAGTTGCTGCGTCTGAACCAAATGCACTGGTTATTCTTGACGCCAAACCGAATCCTGTTGACGAGCCTATAACCAATACTTTTTTGGCTCCTTTTATTTCTCCTTTTGACTGGATATAGGCTATTTGTTTTTTTACATTTTGCGCGCAGCCCGTTGGATGGGCAGTTAAGCAAATAAAACCTCTAGTTTTTGGTGCTATTATCATGGTTTGTTTGTTTTATTTTTTTTATAGCAAGTTGATTTTCTCGTATTTTTTTTTCAATCATTGCTAAGATTCTTTTGTTTATTTCCGTATCATGTTTCTCGTAAAACAAGAATTCACTTACCGTAAAATGCCCTACAATGCCCCCTATTAATTGATTTCTTGAAGGGATATTCTTTTTTAAAATACCTGCTATTACTTTTTCATATTCTTTTTCTTTTATGTTAGAAAGAGCTACTTTTTGTTTGCTACAAAAAAAAGCGGCCATTTGTAGGATGAATGAATGTTGTAATTTTAAAATTGGACGTAGGGTCCTATTTTGAAAATCTTCAATAGGAATTGTTGATGACAAATTTAAAGCAGGTCTAATACTTAACTTTTTATTATCCATTTAAAAAATTAACCACATTTTTTTCTATACGATGTAATACTTCTTCTGTATTTGCTTTCACAAATTTTTCTCCTGTTATTTGCTCGTATAATTCAATATATCTGTTAGATATTTCATTAATTTTTTCATCTGACATTTCAGGAATCTGCTGGCCTTCCTTTCCTTGAAAGCCATTTTCAATTAACCATTGACGTACAAATTCTTTTGACAATTGTTTTTGTTTTTCTTTTTTTTCTTGGCGTTCTTCATAGCCTTCTTTATAAAAATAACGCGATGAGTCAGGAGTATGAATTTCATCTATCAATACAATTTTTCCTTCTTTGGTTTTTCCGAACTCATATTTGGTATCTACCAATATTAAGCCACGAGCAGCTGCTATTCTAGTACCTCTTTCAAATAATTTATATGTGTATTCTTCTAATATTTGATACTCTTTTTCTGATACAATTCCTTTGGTTAAAATTTCTTCTCGTGAAATGTCTTCATCATGCGCTCCATGATCGGCTTTTGTTGAAGGGGTTATTATAGGCTTTGGAAATTTGTCATTTTCTTGCATTCCTGCGGGCATTTCAACTCCGCAAAGTACTCTTTTTCCTGCTTTATATACACGCGCTGCATGGCCTGACAAATAGCCTCTAATTACCATTTCAACCTTAAAGGGTTCGCATAAATGCCCTATGGCTACGTTTTCATCAGGATTTGCTATTAACCAATTCGGAACAATATCTACAGTATCGTTCATCATTTTGGTTGCAATTTGATTTAGTATTTGTCCTTTAAATGGTATTTGACGTGGTAAAATAACATCAAATGCTGACAGCCTATCAGAAGCTATCATAACCAATACTTCATCATTAATATTATATACTTCTCTTACTTTTCCTTTATAAACAGATTTTTGCTTTGGAAACTTGAAATGAGTTTCATTAATTGTGTTCATATTATTGTTGTGTTGTTGTTGGCTGCAAAAGTACGCTAAAAACTATTTTTACCAATAAAAAACGACAGTCGATTTGCCTCTTATTATAGCGCTTCTTTTTTGCTTTATGTTGTTTCTATACTTTTATAAGCAGTAATAATCTTTTTTATCAAACGATGGCGTACTACATCTTTATCGTCTAAATATATTTGCCCTATTCCTTTAATATCTTTTAATGCTAATAGAGCTTGCTTTAATCCTGAAATTTGTCTTCTTGGTAAATCTATTTGCCCTGGATCACCAGTAATAATAAACTTTGCATGCATTCCCATTCTTGTTAAAAACATTTTCATTTGCGCATGGGTTGTATTTTGTGCCTCGTCTAATATTACAAAAGCATTGTCTAAAGTTCTACCGCGCATGAATGCCAAAGGAGCTATTTGGATGATTCCTTTTTCTAAATAGGATTCTAATCGTTCATGCGGTATCATATCTCTCAATGCATCGTATAAAGGTTGCATATATGGATCTAGTTTTTCTTTTAAGTCTCCTGGTAAAAATCCTAAATTTTCACCTGACTCTACCGCTGGGCGAGTTAAAATAATTCTACGAACTTCTTTTTCTTTTAAGGCTCTTACTGCCAAAGCTACTGCGGTATAAGTTTTTCCTGTTCCGGCGGGTCCTACTGCAAACAACAGATCGTTTTTTTTCATGGATTCAACCATTTTTTGTTGGTTGATTGTTTTTGCTTTAATAGGTTTACCACTTACGCCATGCACTAAAACATCTGTGTCTTTTCCGGAAGTTGCTTTTTCTTCTTTTCCTGTAGAAGTTAGCAAACGTTCAATGCTATTTTCGTCTAGCTTATTGTATTTTATAAAATACTTTACAAGCATTGCTAAACGTTTTTCAAATTCATCTAAAATTTCGGGTTCTCCGTATATTTTAAGGGTATTTCCTCTTGCTACAATTTTTATTTTCGGATAGTAGGTTTTTAATTGTGTAATGGTACTGTTTTGTGCACCAAAAAAATCGTTAGGATTTATTTCCGTTAGCTCAATAATGCGTTCGTTCAAATGATTTATTTTTAAAGTTATCTTATTTTAGTGTTATAATCTATGATTCACAGTTATATAAAACAGTCCTTTGATTACAGAAGAAATTTAGTAATAATTTTGAATAATTGCGTAGCTTTGCCAAAATTTTTTAGCATTTTTTTTACAACTAATTAATAGAAAGCTTTTTAATGTCTCTGATTACATTAACAACAGATTTTGGAACCAAAGACCACTTTGTGGGTGCCGTAAAAGGAGCTATCTATACAGAGCTTCCTGATGCTAGAATTGTAGATATTACTCATGAAATATCTCCTTTTAATATTACTGAAACTGCATATATTTTAAAAAACTCTTATAAAAGCTTTCCTAAAGGCACTATTCATATTGTTGGGGTAGATTCTGAGTTAAGTGTAGAAAATAAACATATTGCTATTGCCTTGGATGATCATTTTTTTGTTTGCCCTGATAATGGCTTGATTTCTATGATTGCCTCTGAAATAAATCCTACTAAAATTGTTGAAATTAATATTCATGATCGTGTTGAAAGTAGTTTCCCTGTTTTAGATGTTTTTGTACAGGTAGCTTGTTTTATTGCTCGTGGCGGAAGCTTGGATGTTATTGGAAAGGAAATTCAATCGTATAAGAAAATTATTGAAATTCAACCTAAGGTAAATCAAGCAAAAACAACCATTATTGGTGGGGTTATTTATATTGATAATTATGGAAATGTTATTAGTAATATCCATAAGAAAATGTTTCATGAAATCGGTAGAGGGCGTCATTTTAAAATTACTGCCAGAAGGTATTCTTTTACAAGAATATATAGTAAGTATAATGATATTGTTGACTATACGCTGGATGTAGAAAGGCGTCAGAATGATGGTGATAAACTGGCTATTTTTAATGCTGCTGGTTTTTTGGAGATTGCCATATATAGAAGTAACTTAAAAACTGTTGGTGGGGCTTCTTCATTACTTGGTTTGGGGTATAGAGATTCTATTACTATTGAGTTTATAACTCCTGTTACCCCTGAATTTACAGTCTTAAAATAAAAAATATGTTTGTTCGCATTGTTAAAATGAGTTTTCATCCTGAAAAAATTGAAGCGTTTCTCTTTAATTTTAATGAAAAGAAAGAATTTATACGAAAATCGGCTGGTTGTCGTTTATTAGAGTTGTATAGAGATAAAACAAATCCTAGTATTTTTTTTACGTATAGTTACTGGGATACGGAACAGGATTTAGAAAATTATCGGAATTCTGATTTGTTTAAGGGCGTTTGGGCTAAAACAAAAGTTTTATTTAATGACAAACCGCAGGCTTGGAGCCTTGATAAACTAACTTCTTTACCGTAATATTAATTAATTTTGAAATTATAACTAATGTTTCCT from Tenacibaculum maritimum NCIMB 2154 includes the following:
- a CDS encoding putative quinol monooxygenase; translation: MFVRIVKMSFHPEKIEAFLFNFNEKKEFIRKSAGCRLLELYRDKTNPSIFFTYSYWDTEQDLENYRNSDLFKGVWAKTKVLFNDKPQAWSLDKLTSLP
- a CDS encoding SAM hydrolase/SAM-dependent halogenase family protein — protein: MSLITLTTDFGTKDHFVGAVKGAIYTELPDARIVDITHEISPFNITETAYILKNSYKSFPKGTIHIVGVDSELSVENKHIAIALDDHFFVCPDNGLISMIASEINPTKIVEINIHDRVESSFPVLDVFVQVACFIARGGSLDVIGKEIQSYKKIIEIQPKVNQAKTTIIGGVIYIDNYGNVISNIHKKMFHEIGRGRHFKITARRYSFTRIYSKYNDIVDYTLDVERRQNDGDKLAIFNAAGFLEIAIYRSNLKTVGGASSLLGLGYRDSITIEFITPVTPEFTVLK